In the Deltaproteobacteria bacterium genome, one interval contains:
- a CDS encoding metalloregulator ArsR/SmtB family transcription factor, with product MEHDRAVVALAALAQDTRLNIFRLLVETGFEGLPAGQIGKRLGLPLATLSFHLNTLKQAGLVDFRRESRSLIYRSNFETMNDLLRYLTDNCCGGNPEACGIPVPEDPWDKPKRTRKTSRVA from the coding sequence ATGGAACATGATCGCGCGGTGGTCGCCTTGGCGGCTCTTGCGCAGGACACGCGGCTTAATATCTTTCGCCTTCTGGTGGAAACAGGCTTCGAGGGGCTGCCCGCCGGACAGATCGGCAAGCGGCTCGGGCTGCCCTTGGCGACCCTTTCGTTCCACCTGAATACGCTCAAGCAGGCGGGCCTCGTGGATTTCAGGCGCGAGTCGCGCTCGCTCATCTACCGGTCCAACTTCGAGACAATGAACGACCTGCTCCGCTATCTGACGGACAACTGTTGCGGCGGCAACCCCGAGGCGTGCGGCATCCCGGTTCCGGAAGATCCGTGGGACAAGCCCAAGAGAACCCGAAAGACCTCCCGCGTCGCCTGA
- a CDS encoding aquaporin family protein, which translates to MGQAQENPKDLPRRLTAEAVGTAFLLAAVVGSGIMGERLAGGNEAVALLANTVSTGAALSVLILVFGPISGAHFNPAVTVAEGFLGGLAWRDVPGYLAVQVTGAIAGVVVANLMFDEPAVFFSQKERFGAGQWLGEFVATFGLLAVIQGCVRLRGSAVPLAVGGYITAAYWFTSSTSFANPAVTIARTLSDTFAGIDPLHAPAFIAMQFAGAAAATALFWWLVPPEAEGSITTPWRST; encoded by the coding sequence GTGGGACAAGCCCAAGAGAACCCGAAAGACCTCCCGCGTCGCCTGACGGCGGAGGCCGTCGGCACGGCCTTTCTGCTGGCCGCGGTGGTGGGCTCCGGCATCATGGGCGAGCGGCTGGCCGGCGGCAACGAGGCGGTGGCTTTGCTGGCCAACACCGTGTCCACGGGCGCGGCCCTCTCGGTGCTGATCCTGGTGTTCGGCCCCATCTCCGGCGCACACTTCAACCCGGCGGTGACGGTGGCCGAGGGTTTCCTCGGCGGACTCGCGTGGCGTGACGTTCCGGGCTACCTGGCGGTGCAGGTCACCGGCGCCATCGCCGGGGTGGTCGTGGCGAACCTGATGTTCGACGAGCCCGCGGTGTTCTTCTCGCAGAAGGAGCGCTTCGGCGCGGGGCAGTGGCTGGGCGAGTTCGTCGCGACCTTCGGCCTCCTGGCGGTGATCCAGGGGTGCGTCCGGCTGCGCGGCTCCGCGGTGCCGTTGGCCGTGGGCGGCTACATCACCGCCGCCTACTGGTTCACCTCGTCCACCTCGTTCGCCAATCCCGCGGTGACCATTGCGCGAACGCTCTCCGACACGTTCGCCGGCATCGACCCCTTGCACGCGCCCGCGTTCATCGCGATGCAGTTCGCCGGCGCGGCGGCGGCCACGGCGCTTTTCTGGTGGCTGGTGCCGCCCGAGGCCGAGGGTTCGATAACGACCCCCTGGAGGTCCACATGA
- a CDS encoding arsenate reductase ArsC: MSKDDRRFNVLFLCTGNSARSVLGECILNRLGRGRFQAFSAGSHPKGAIHPLTIETLKKLNYVTDGLRPKSWEEFAAPGAPELHFVFTVCDQAAREVCPLWPGQPMSAHWGIPDPAAVGGSEAEQVIAFADAYRMLFNRISIFVNLPLTSLDRLALQRRLDEIGGSGQSSGDSAAPS; the protein is encoded by the coding sequence ATGAGCAAGGACGACAGACGCTTCAACGTGCTTTTCCTGTGCACCGGTAATTCCGCCCGCAGTGTCTTGGGCGAATGCATCCTGAACCGCCTCGGACGCGGGCGGTTCCAGGCGTTCAGCGCCGGCAGCCACCCCAAGGGCGCGATCCACCCGCTGACCATAGAGACCCTGAAAAAGCTCAACTACGTGACCGACGGCCTCCGCCCCAAGAGCTGGGAAGAGTTCGCCGCGCCGGGCGCGCCCGAGTTGCACTTCGTCTTTACGGTGTGCGATCAGGCGGCCCGGGAGGTCTGTCCGCTTTGGCCCGGCCAGCCCATGTCGGCCCACTGGGGCATTCCCGACCCGGCGGCGGTGGGAGGCAGCGAGGCGGAGCAGGTCATCGCCTTCGCCGACGCCTACCGGATGCTCTTCAACCGCATCTCGATCTTCGTGAACCTGCCGCTGACCTCCCTCGACCGGCTGGCGCTGCAACGGCGTCTCGACGAGATCGGCGGGAGCGGACAGTCATCCGGCGACAGCGCGGCGCCGTCCTAG
- a CDS encoding PstS family phosphate ABC transporter substrate-binding protein, producing the protein MQRKSVLMAAVVALAVAGMATAVSAQSRDYIQIVGSSTVYPFTTVAAEQFGKTTKFKTPKVESTGSGGGLKLFCAGVGVEHPDMTNSSRRIKKSEVERCGKNGVREIVELKVGYDGIAVASSKKSRSLSLTPRDLFLALAKDVPANADGSERKPNPNKTWKDVNPKLPALKIEVLGPPPTSGTRDAFVELVMDAGCGMFAAIKSMEKKAKRAACRTMREDGAFVEAGENDNLIVQKLDANPNAFGIFGFSFLDQNTDKLHGASINGVKPEFETIADGSYPVARPLYIYIKKAHLDVIAGMREFLAEYTSEKAWGDEGYLTDKGLIPMPKKERQQFSSDVKNLKNLAL; encoded by the coding sequence ATGCAGCGGAAGAGTGTGTTGATGGCGGCAGTGGTGGCACTGGCCGTGGCGGGAATGGCGACCGCCGTCTCGGCGCAGTCGCGCGACTACATCCAGATCGTCGGCTCGTCCACGGTCTATCCGTTCACCACGGTGGCGGCCGAGCAGTTCGGCAAGACAACCAAGTTCAAGACCCCCAAGGTGGAGTCCACGGGCTCGGGCGGCGGCCTCAAGCTGTTCTGCGCGGGCGTAGGCGTGGAGCACCCGGACATGACCAACTCTTCGCGGCGCATCAAGAAGAGCGAGGTCGAGCGCTGTGGCAAGAACGGCGTCAGGGAGATCGTCGAGCTGAAGGTCGGCTACGACGGCATCGCGGTGGCCAGCTCGAAGAAGAGCAGGTCCCTGAGCCTCACCCCGCGGGATCTCTTTCTCGCCCTGGCCAAGGACGTGCCGGCCAACGCCGACGGCAGCGAGCGCAAGCCCAACCCCAACAAGACCTGGAAGGACGTCAACCCCAAGCTCCCGGCTCTGAAGATCGAGGTGCTGGGTCCCCCGCCGACGTCCGGCACCCGCGACGCTTTCGTGGAGTTGGTGATGGATGCGGGCTGCGGCATGTTTGCCGCCATCAAGAGCATGGAGAAGAAGGCGAAGAGGGCCGCTTGCCGCACCATGCGTGAGGACGGTGCTTTCGTCGAGGCGGGCGAGAACGACAACCTGATCGTGCAGAAGCTCGACGCCAACCCCAACGCCTTCGGCATCTTCGGCTTCAGCTTCCTGGACCAGAACACGGACAAGCTCCATGGCGCCTCCATCAACGGCGTGAAGCCCGAGTTCGAGACCATCGCCGACGGCAGCTATCCGGTGGCGCGGCCGCTGTACATCTACATCAAGAAGGCCCACCTGGACGTGATCGCCGGCATGAGGGAGTTCCTCGCCGAGTACACCAGCGAGAAGGCCTGGGGCGACGAGGGCTATCTGACCGACAAGGGACTGATCCCGATGCCCAAGAAGGAGCGCCAGCAGTTCTCCTCGGACGTGAAGAACCTGAAGAACCTGGCTCTGTAG
- the pstC gene encoding phosphate ABC transporter permease subunit PstC, whose translation MGSPSLILALLGLSSVSYYLGWRRSISLAQGTVRNLHSLPGYHGLYTALWAAVPALLLLCIGVALKGPIVTSIVVADLPREVRSLPEERLNLVINDIRNLASGNIASQKTPAMLAAAERYVRLQGYGAIAITVAVLVLAAFCGAMAWRTIKPGKRARNAVERIILGFLMASSTIAILTTVGIVLSVLFESIRFFQAIPLTDFIFGLDWSPQTAIRADQVGASGAFGAIPLFVGTLLISFIAMVVAVPVGLMSAIYLAEYARPRVRAVVKPLLEVLAGIPTVVYGFFAALTVAPFIRGMGQHVGLEVASESALAAGLVMGIMIIPFVSSLSDDVINAVPQAMRDGAYALGATQSETIRQVVIPAALPGIVGGVLLAVSRAIGETMIVVMAAGLAANLTVNPLRAVTTVTVQIVTLLTGDQEFDSPKTLAAFALGLVLFVVTLGLNVIALQVVRKYREQYE comes from the coding sequence ATGGGCTCCCCAAGTCTGATCCTCGCGCTCCTTGGCCTCAGCTCCGTCAGCTACTACCTCGGCTGGCGGCGCTCCATCTCGCTGGCCCAGGGCACTGTCCGCAACCTGCATTCCCTTCCCGGCTACCACGGTCTGTACACCGCCCTCTGGGCCGCGGTGCCCGCGCTCTTGCTTCTTTGCATCGGCGTGGCCCTCAAGGGCCCCATCGTCACCAGCATCGTCGTGGCCGACCTGCCGCGGGAGGTCCGGAGCCTGCCCGAAGAGCGGCTCAACCTAGTGATCAACGACATCCGCAACCTCGCCTCCGGCAACATCGCCTCGCAGAAGACACCCGCCATGCTGGCCGCGGCGGAGCGTTACGTCCGCCTGCAGGGCTACGGCGCCATCGCCATCACCGTGGCCGTGCTGGTCTTGGCCGCGTTCTGCGGCGCCATGGCCTGGCGCACCATCAAGCCCGGGAAGCGTGCGCGCAACGCTGTGGAACGCATCATCCTGGGCTTCCTCATGGCCAGTTCCACCATCGCCATCCTCACCACGGTGGGGATCGTGCTGTCGGTGCTGTTCGAGTCCATCCGCTTCTTCCAGGCCATCCCCTTGACCGACTTCATCTTCGGCCTCGATTGGAGCCCGCAGACCGCCATCCGCGCGGACCAGGTGGGCGCGTCGGGCGCCTTCGGCGCGATTCCGCTGTTCGTCGGAACGCTGCTGATCTCGTTCATCGCCATGGTCGTGGCCGTGCCCGTGGGCCTCATGTCGGCCATCTACCTCGCCGAGTACGCGCGCCCGCGAGTCCGCGCCGTGGTGAAGCCCCTGCTCGAAGTGCTGGCGGGCATCCCCACCGTGGTGTACGGCTTCTTCGCGGCTCTCACGGTGGCGCCGTTCATCCGTGGGATGGGCCAACACGTCGGCCTCGAGGTGGCCTCCGAGAGTGCCTTGGCCGCGGGGCTGGTCATGGGGATCATGATCATCCCGTTCGTATCCTCGCTTTCCGATGACGTCATCAACGCGGTGCCTCAAGCCATGCGCGACGGCGCGTATGCGCTGGGCGCGACCCAGTCCGAGACCATCAGACAGGTGGTTATCCCGGCGGCGCTTCCGGGAATCGTCGGGGGCGTTCTCCTGGCCGTGTCGCGCGCCATCGGCGAAACCATGATCGTGGTCATGGCCGCCGGGCTGGCCGCGAACCTCACCGTCAATCCGCTCCGGGCTGTCACCACGGTGACGGTCCAGATCGTGACCTTGCTGACCGGCGACCAGGAGTTCGACAGCCCCAAGACTCTGGCCGCGTTCGCGTTGGGCCTGGTGTTGTTCGTCGTGACCCTGGGCTTGAACGTCATCGCCCTGCAAGTGGTGCGCAAGTACCGGGAGCAGTACGAGTAG
- the pstA gene encoding phosphate ABC transporter permease PstA — MAAPTNSTIDIVRATLARRNRAERRFRNFGRAAVVVGLVFLVLMFVNIIATGYSAFRQTYVKLPVHFDAQVIDPQGTGDPDTLGSADYGALVKASVRSLFPEVKGRRHRRDVAMLVSRGTVFELRRMVLEDPSLVGARAEIWVPADDDYDMLHKGNVDRNLPEGDRRLSDMQIGWFDELVAQGRVESRFNKTFFTAGDSREPELAGIWGAAMGSFFTLIVTLALSFPLGVATAVYLEEYAPRNRVTALIEVNINNLAAVPSIVFGLLGLAVFINLFGLPRSAPLVGGLVLTLMTLPTIIIAGRAALTSVPPSIREAALGVGASKLQMIVHHVLPLAMPGMLTGTIIGMARALGETAPLLMIGMVAFVVDIPQGVTDAATALPVQIFLWLDSPERAFVERASAAIMVLLAFLVAMNALAIVLRRRFERRW, encoded by the coding sequence ATGGCCGCACCCACAAACAGCACCATCGACATTGTGCGCGCCACCCTGGCCCGCCGGAACCGCGCCGAACGGCGCTTCAGGAACTTCGGGCGCGCGGCGGTTGTCGTGGGGCTCGTGTTCCTGGTGTTGATGTTCGTCAACATCATCGCCACCGGTTACTCCGCCTTCCGGCAGACCTACGTGAAGCTCCCGGTCCACTTCGACGCGCAGGTGATCGATCCCCAGGGCACCGGGGATCCCGACACCCTCGGGTCCGCCGACTACGGCGCCCTGGTCAAGGCGTCGGTGCGTTCGCTCTTTCCCGAGGTGAAGGGGAGGCGGCACCGGCGGGACGTGGCCATGCTGGTCAGCCGGGGAACCGTCTTCGAGCTTCGCCGCATGGTCCTGGAGGATCCGTCGCTGGTAGGCGCCAGGGCCGAGATATGGGTGCCCGCCGACGACGACTACGACATGCTGCACAAAGGGAACGTCGACCGGAACCTCCCGGAAGGGGACCGGCGGCTGTCCGACATGCAGATCGGCTGGTTCGACGAATTGGTGGCCCAAGGGCGGGTGGAGTCGCGCTTCAACAAGACGTTCTTCACCGCCGGCGATTCGCGCGAGCCGGAACTCGCCGGCATCTGGGGCGCGGCCATGGGGTCGTTCTTCACCCTGATCGTGACCTTGGCGCTGTCGTTCCCGCTGGGCGTGGCCACCGCCGTCTACCTGGAGGAGTACGCTCCCCGGAATCGCGTGACCGCGCTGATCGAGGTGAACATCAACAACCTGGCGGCGGTACCGTCCATCGTCTTCGGCCTTCTCGGGCTGGCGGTGTTCATCAACCTGTTCGGTCTGCCGCGCTCGGCACCTCTGGTGGGAGGGCTGGTGCTCACCCTCATGACGCTTCCGACCATCATCATCGCGGGCCGCGCGGCGCTCACGTCCGTGCCGCCGTCGATTCGGGAGGCGGCCTTGGGGGTGGGGGCATCCAAGTTGCAGATGATCGTGCACCACGTGTTGCCGCTGGCCATGCCCGGCATGTTGACCGGGACCATCATCGGCATGGCCCGGGCCCTTGGAGAGACCGCGCCGCTGCTCATGATCGGAATGGTCGCGTTCGTGGTGGACATTCCGCAGGGCGTAACGGATGCAGCGACGGCGCTGCCCGTGCAGATTTTTCTCTGGCTGGACAGCCCGGAGCGTGCCTTCGTCGAAAGGGCGTCCGCCGCCATCATGGTCCTGCTGGCGTTTCTCGTTGCCATGAACGCCTTGGCCATCGTGCTGCGGCGACGCTTTGAAAGACGCTGGTAA
- the pstB gene encoding phosphate ABC transporter ATP-binding protein PstB: MEAGTLEFRGAEADLVDERRESRETVGTPFVDDARMTCRNVDVYYGDNHAIKNVSLDIGREQVLAMIGPSGCGKSTFLRALNRMNDTIDGCRMTGEIKLDGNDIYSKDMDVVPLRAQVGMVFQKPNPFPKSIFDNIAYGVRIHGLAESKSELEGIVEHSLKRAGLWEEVNDRLDQPGTGLSGGQQQRLCIARTIAVSPEVILMDEPCSALDPIATARVEDLINELGADYTIAIVTHSMQQAARVSQRTAYFHLGDLLEVGPTDQIFTNPIHPLTEDYITGRFG; encoded by the coding sequence ATGGAAGCAGGAACGCTGGAATTCCGTGGAGCCGAGGCCGACCTTGTCGACGAGCGACGTGAAAGCCGCGAAACCGTGGGCACGCCGTTCGTCGACGATGCGCGCATGACCTGCCGCAACGTCGACGTCTATTACGGCGACAACCATGCCATCAAGAACGTGAGCCTGGACATAGGGCGGGAGCAGGTGCTGGCCATGATCGGCCCGTCCGGGTGCGGCAAGTCCACGTTCCTGCGCGCGCTCAACCGCATGAACGACACCATCGACGGCTGTCGCATGACGGGTGAGATCAAGCTCGATGGCAACGATATCTACTCCAAGGACATGGACGTGGTACCGTTGCGAGCCCAGGTGGGCATGGTGTTCCAGAAGCCCAACCCCTTTCCCAAGTCCATCTTCGACAACATCGCCTACGGCGTGCGCATCCACGGCCTGGCGGAATCCAAGTCCGAGCTCGAGGGCATCGTGGAGCACAGCCTCAAGCGCGCCGGCCTGTGGGAAGAGGTGAACGACCGCCTCGACCAGCCCGGCACCGGCTTGTCCGGCGGCCAGCAGCAGCGCCTGTGCATCGCCCGCACCATCGCCGTGAGTCCCGAGGTCATCCTCATGGACGAGCCCTGCTCCGCCCTCGACCCCATCGCCACCGCGCGCGTTGAGGACCTCATCAACGAGCTCGGCGCGGACTACACCATCGCCATCGTCACCCATTCCATGCAGCAGGCCGCCCGTGTGTCGCAGCGCACCGCCTATTTTCACCTGGGAGACTTGCTGGAGGTGGGGCCGACCGACCAGATATTCACCAACCCCATCCACCCACTCACCGAGGACTACATCACCGGCCGGTTCGGGTGA
- a CDS encoding aldo/keto reductase: MNYTRLGNTELEVSVVGLGCGGPSRLGQRGGKSTDHSVRLVRQALDLGVNFLDTAENYGTEEIVRAAIRDVPRDRIVISTKKIMPEPDHPDPAGFMRAGVEASLERLGTDYVDVFHLHGVSEARYDFAANVMAPVLTKLREEGKIRAVGITEEFPANPRHEMLRRGLRDPWWDVVMVGFNLLNPSARRSVFPLTREKGVGTLVMFAVRRALSQPVRLARLLVEMEQNGLVAPGADLGFLTDDGCAGSLTEAAYRFCVHEPGADVVLTGTGDEGHLAANIEAALKPPLPAGALERLEALFGDVDSVTGN; encoded by the coding sequence ATGAACTACACCAGACTCGGCAACACCGAACTTGAGGTGAGCGTCGTCGGACTCGGCTGCGGCGGTCCCAGCCGGCTCGGCCAGCGTGGCGGGAAGAGTACGGACCACTCCGTCCGCCTGGTGCGGCAGGCGCTGGACCTGGGCGTGAACTTCCTGGACACCGCGGAGAACTACGGCACGGAAGAGATCGTCCGCGCGGCCATCCGCGACGTGCCGCGGGACCGCATCGTGATATCCACCAAGAAGATCATGCCCGAGCCGGACCATCCCGATCCGGCGGGGTTCATGCGCGCGGGAGTGGAGGCGAGCCTCGAGCGGCTGGGCACGGACTACGTGGACGTCTTTCATCTCCACGGCGTGAGCGAGGCGCGCTACGACTTCGCGGCGAACGTGATGGCGCCGGTCCTGACGAAGCTGCGCGAGGAAGGGAAGATTCGCGCGGTGGGCATCACCGAGGAATTCCCGGCGAACCCGCGGCACGAGATGCTCCGGCGCGGGCTGCGGGATCCGTGGTGGGACGTGGTCATGGTGGGATTCAACCTGCTGAACCCGTCGGCACGGCGCAGCGTATTCCCGCTCACGCGGGAAAAGGGCGTGGGGACGCTGGTGATGTTCGCGGTGCGGCGGGCGCTGAGCCAGCCGGTGCGGCTTGCACGGCTGCTGGTGGAAATGGAGCAGAACGGCCTCGTGGCACCGGGCGCGGACCTGGGATTCCTCACGGACGACGGTTGCGCCGGGAGTCTGACCGAGGCGGCCTACCGCTTCTGCGTGCACGAGCCGGGCGCGGACGTGGTGCTGACGGGCACCGGGGACGAAGGGCACCTGGCGGCCAACATCGAGGCGGCGCTCAAGCCGCCGTTGCCGGCCGGGGCGCTGGAGCGGCTGGAGGCGCTGTTCGGGGATGTGGACTCGGTGACGGGGAACTGA
- a CDS encoding alpha/beta fold hydrolase codes for MIALVAAMVAASCRHATATLQLHAPPRTERHILSYDGARMIVQEEHEGETLFDVVETSSGRSLGLLKHSFVRAVWGENSNVAYAVAKDKQVYRLSLDAETVRMDKVALTGPEAIPAHQAPRVLVFPSRTVPFLLARGSRRHRPVYRCDLSPASTEHRTETRCRVLIEDGRSVVRWLTTAKGRLVARIKLSITGQRVFQSLTPTGEWDYRFHFAPHYTELKPIRFVQRDGTVWALSNRQRERVALVRLNVETGEEEVFFEHEHHDLTKAVILFDEDGEGTPLLASYDPDYQVVVHFHDGLAAAYEALYEKVGRPSRIDLVSLDRMGKSAVVLVENPRLYRSWYLLDLEKKTSRELSASSLASYAPSPSRPVTFPARDGLELYGYLTLPPDPDAARPPPMILMLHGGPWSRYFWPDGALVQFLAGEGYAVLRLNYRGSTGYDRSFLAAGKGTLFGSMQHDVLDAAEWAVANEHAARDGIALLGGSFGGFLTLVMLAHHPDRFKAGIAINAVTDAVEFWRTDWRRPNNRVAWQEFFDSDLLPEVALAEVSPVNNFDRIVAPVQLIAGSRDRRVPPSHSQEMFHLLKESGKTVQLVEFESARHRIWSAGRKSHIVASLAAFLEEHLHP; via the coding sequence TTGATCGCTCTCGTGGCGGCCATGGTGGCGGCATCCTGCCGTCATGCCACGGCTACCCTTCAGCTTCATGCGCCGCCCCGGACGGAGCGGCATATCCTGTCCTACGACGGCGCCAGGATGATCGTCCAGGAGGAGCATGAAGGGGAGACACTGTTCGACGTGGTGGAAACCTCTTCAGGTCGATCTCTCGGACTCCTGAAGCACTCCTTCGTTCGTGCCGTTTGGGGCGAGAACAGCAACGTCGCTTACGCGGTCGCCAAGGACAAGCAGGTCTACCGGTTGTCACTGGACGCCGAGACCGTACGAATGGACAAGGTGGCCCTTACCGGACCGGAAGCTATCCCGGCGCACCAGGCTCCCAGGGTCCTCGTCTTTCCGTCACGGACCGTTCCCTTTCTCCTCGCCCGAGGTTCACGACGGCACCGGCCGGTCTATCGTTGCGATTTGAGTCCCGCCTCGACCGAACATCGAACGGAGACCCGGTGCCGTGTGTTGATCGAAGATGGGCGGAGCGTGGTGCGCTGGCTCACGACGGCCAAGGGCCGACTCGTCGCCAGGATCAAGTTGTCGATCACCGGACAACGTGTATTCCAATCCCTGACGCCGACGGGAGAGTGGGACTACCGGTTCCACTTTGCCCCGCACTACACAGAGCTGAAGCCTATCCGGTTCGTGCAGCGGGACGGCACGGTATGGGCACTATCCAACCGGCAGCGCGAGCGGGTAGCGCTGGTCCGGCTGAATGTCGAGACGGGCGAGGAGGAGGTCTTCTTCGAGCACGAGCACCATGATCTGACCAAGGCCGTCATACTATTCGACGAGGACGGGGAAGGCACGCCCTTGCTGGCCAGCTATGACCCGGACTACCAGGTCGTCGTGCATTTCCATGACGGACTTGCGGCTGCGTACGAGGCGCTGTACGAAAAGGTCGGCCGACCGTCGCGTATCGATCTGGTGAGCCTGGACCGGATGGGGAAATCCGCCGTCGTCCTGGTGGAGAACCCTCGGCTGTATCGTAGCTGGTATCTTCTGGATCTCGAAAAGAAAACGTCCCGTGAACTGTCGGCCAGTTCTCTGGCGTCGTATGCGCCGTCTCCCTCTCGACCCGTGACGTTCCCGGCACGCGACGGACTTGAGCTTTACGGCTATCTCACCTTGCCTCCGGACCCCGATGCCGCCCGTCCCCCGCCGATGATACTCATGCTTCACGGCGGGCCATGGTCCAGGTACTTCTGGCCGGACGGCGCGTTGGTTCAGTTTCTCGCCGGCGAGGGATACGCGGTGCTCAGGCTGAACTACCGCGGATCCACCGGCTACGATCGAAGCTTTCTCGCCGCCGGGAAAGGGACTCTGTTCGGGAGCATGCAGCACGATGTCCTGGATGCCGCCGAATGGGCCGTCGCGAACGAGCACGCCGCGCGCGATGGGATCGCGCTGTTGGGGGGCAGTTTCGGCGGATTCCTGACGCTCGTGATGCTGGCGCATCACCCCGACCGATTCAAGGCGGGGATCGCCATCAATGCCGTCACGGATGCGGTCGAATTCTGGAGAACCGACTGGCGGCGTCCCAACAACCGTGTAGCCTGGCAAGAATTCTTCGATAGCGATTTGCTTCCTGAGGTGGCCTTGGCCGAGGTGTCGCCGGTCAACAACTTCGACCGTATCGTCGCTCCGGTCCAGTTGATCGCGGGATCTCGTGACCGCCGCGTCCCACCCTCCCACTCCCAGGAGATGTTCCATCTGTTGAAGGAGAGCGGCAAGACGGTGCAACTTGTCGAGTTCGAGTCCGCGCGCCACAGGATCTGGAGTGCGGGCAGGAAATCACATATCGTTGCGTCGTTAGCGGCGTTTCTGGAGGAGCATCTGCACCCATGA
- a CDS encoding ankyrin repeat domain-containing protein, producing MKCEGISVQSNHLTRSMRLGRLFALSTALVLAASTEAFAQKWQGITEAENKIVFSGSDLDDYLALHYYQPFDASNSQESYRARWTVGPGRRTVFRIDLRILPPDHHFPTDREVPLVDRFTKVFARFKNVPMSTVETGTAGTAVGPAEFLILEGGERRCGVFHLYLDDGTIRRADTLGNGDLMGFYCPLSARVDARTLESLLSKVGVRGIAVPKVEEPRAGGPPVSRSPTTHPLTILVATGDIKGLRRAAVKDFDPDTIVPFQHPRFAGGRVIRRPILMAAALFGRTEMVVFLLKKGATTRGRSSGAICAAIAMKHPQIVDVLLKKDPELKHYDHCGRRGGLSAIDLAKRLKADDIVEKLLEDPSR from the coding sequence ATGAAATGCGAGGGCATTTCGGTGCAATCGAATCATCTGACCCGTTCCATGCGACTTGGCCGACTGTTCGCGCTGAGCACCGCACTCGTTCTGGCGGCATCCACGGAAGCTTTCGCGCAGAAGTGGCAGGGAATCACCGAAGCGGAGAACAAGATCGTATTCTCCGGAAGCGACTTGGACGACTACCTGGCGCTTCACTACTACCAGCCCTTCGACGCAAGCAACTCCCAGGAGAGCTACCGGGCTCGATGGACGGTCGGTCCCGGTCGTCGAACCGTCTTTCGGATTGATCTGAGGATACTCCCTCCCGATCACCACTTCCCCACCGACCGGGAAGTTCCTTTGGTTGATCGGTTCACAAAGGTTTTCGCGAGGTTCAAGAACGTGCCGATGTCGACCGTTGAGACCGGCACCGCCGGAACCGCGGTGGGGCCGGCCGAGTTTCTGATTCTCGAGGGCGGCGAGCGCCGATGCGGCGTGTTTCACCTCTATCTCGATGACGGCACCATCCGCCGGGCGGACACGCTCGGCAACGGTGATCTGATGGGTTTCTACTGCCCGCTTTCCGCTCGAGTTGATGCCCGAACCCTGGAGTCCCTTCTCTCCAAGGTGGGCGTGCGCGGCATCGCCGTTCCGAAGGTGGAAGAGCCACGCGCCGGCGGTCCGCCGGTATCGCGGAGCCCCACGACGCACCCTCTCACGATCCTCGTGGCCACCGGTGACATCAAGGGGTTGCGCAGGGCCGCGGTCAAGGACTTCGACCCGGACACGATCGTTCCCTTTCAGCATCCGCGTTTCGCGGGCGGCCGCGTCATAAGGAGACCGATCCTCATGGCGGCGGCTCTCTTCGGCCGGACCGAGATGGTGGTGTTCCTGCTGAAGAAGGGCGCCACCACGCGGGGGCGATCGTCCGGAGCGATCTGTGCGGCCATTGCCATGAAGCATCCCCAAATAGTTGACGTGCTGCTCAAAAAGGACCCGGAACTGAAACACTACGATCACTGTGGCCGGCGGGGCGGTCTCTCCGCGATCGATTTGGCGAAGCGACTCAAAGCTGACGACATTGTCGAGAAGCTGCTCGAAGACCCTTCCCGGTGA